Genomic segment of Vibrio azureus:
AGTTTAGTTTGTCAACTTTTGTTACTAACTACTCTAAAGAATAATGTTTCATGAGCCTTTTAGTGATTAATTAATCCTCAAATCCCCAAAACATCTTCAATTTAACACAAAATTCATCGATAAAGAGACAACCTCAAAGAACCCCTTAATCACAAAATATAATTTAGTTTATAACATTTCGTTACTTACATATTGATTGAATGTAGCTTATACGCTAGATTACTTACAAATCATATTTAGGGGCTTATCATGATCGTCTGTGTCGATATCATTCCATTTCGATTATCTGGGTGCGCAGAGAAAAGACTTGAGGTGTTATTACTGAAACGTTCTAACCCTAACCGCCCCTATCACGGTGTTTGGGCCTTACCAGGCGGCTTCGTTTTCGATAAAGACATGACAGAGCAAGGTGGACGTCCAGCAGATGAGAACTTTGAGTCGGCACGCCGTCGTATCTGTAGAGAAAAGATCCACACTTATCCACGTCATTTTAGTGAAGCTTTTTTTGATAGCGATCCAAAACGCGATCCAGAAGAGTGGAGTTTAAATATCACACACTATGCTTTACTCGATAGAAACAATGTGGAACAAATCAATGACGCAGGTATGCCAGAATGCCACCTGAAATGGTTTCCACTGCAGGACATTCTTAATGGGGATGAAGTTCTGGCTTTTGATCATCAAAAAATGATCGAAATTGCATGGCAGAAGCTCCGTGCATCAATTGAGTATACCTCTGTCTTGCTTTTTGCCTTAGATAAGGAGTTCCTGGTTGCTGATATTATCGCGGCTTACCAAGAGTTTGGTATTGATATTAGCCGTATGACCATAAAGCGTCGCTTAATTGACTCTGGTGTAGTTAAGCCTACCAATAAAGTAGCCTCAACAAATAGAGGGAAAGGAGGTAAGCCAGCAATGGTCTATGCGTTAGCTAATGATGGCGTCACTTTCTTCCAGAACTGTTTACGCGGCTAGGCTTGCATTCCTCAGCTTGCCCAAATGAGAGCAAGATAAGGCATTATTACAGAACATCACAAACACGTTCAGTATCCTACAAAACTCAGTAGCCCTAACAATGAAAGATATATAGGCAATACATTTATGACTATTTCCGTTAACTATCAAAACACAGCAATTATCGATGTCGATCCCCAAAAAGGGTTTTCTGAGCTTTGTCCTGATGAGCTCCCCGTAAAAGGAGCATTAGAGATAGTCCCTGAGTTGGTGAAAAACCATACCAAAGGCAGACTTAAGCTCGTAAGTCGTGATCTTCACCCACCTAAAGCAGCTTGGGATGCAGAAACGCCAGCCAACATGTTAGAACCCGTCGGATTGCCAAATGTTGACTTAAAATGGAACCGTCATTGTGTGGTAGGCACTCAAGGTGTCGAATTACTGAACGGTTTACCTCCTGTATTGGATTATGATTTTCAGGTGAACAAAGGTATGGATCCTGACGCACATCCTTATGGGATTTTCTTCCACGATATGGCCGACACTATCACAACCGGTGCCAATGAATTCCTCAAATTTAACCAAATCGATACTGTCATCATAGGTGGCTTAGCGCTCGACTTTTGCGTTAAGAAGTCCGTTTCTCAAGCCCTCGACCTAGGTTTCAAAGTGATAGTCAACCTCGCCTCAACTCGCGCTGTGTTACCCGAAACCTGTCAACAAGTTATCACCGAGTTAGAACAACAAGGTGCGATTTTTGTCGCCTCATCTGATGAGATTCTGTGTCATATAACTGACTGAACAGGAACAGAACGGATATAGCCGAGTCAACGCAAGCAGTTTGGCTATGGCAGCATGATTGAAAGTCTCTAACTTTTACCCAAGTGATTCAAGGTGCTTGGGTATATTATCTTGGCATTGCCCCTAAATGCTTCAGGTTACTTGATGCACAGTGAAAGAAGCATTTACATATCAATATGGTAAGTGTTATTTGCTTGATTTAGTGAAATCACCCAGTTCTGCTCTGATTCATTGACATTCATCGGCACCCAATGAACATAAAGTTGTTGCCAATTAGTGTTGATTTCCAATTCTATCTGCTCAGTCAATTTCGGGTAAACAGTCGTTAACCTTGAACGCGGATCTCCAATAGCATCACCAGATGAGTCGGTATAAGCCGCTTCTGAGTAAATGTGTAAAGCGCCATCGTTCTCACCCTTATAATTCATAGAAAGCGTGATTTTAGTCCCAATATCAAAGTCAAAGTCACGAG
This window contains:
- a CDS encoding NUDIX domain-containing protein, with the protein product MIVCVDIIPFRLSGCAEKRLEVLLLKRSNPNRPYHGVWALPGGFVFDKDMTEQGGRPADENFESARRRICREKIHTYPRHFSEAFFDSDPKRDPEEWSLNITHYALLDRNNVEQINDAGMPECHLKWFPLQDILNGDEVLAFDHQKMIEIAWQKLRASIEYTSVLLFALDKEFLVADIIAAYQEFGIDISRMTIKRRLIDSGVVKPTNKVASTNRGKGGKPAMVYALANDGVTFFQNCLRG
- a CDS encoding isochorismatase family protein encodes the protein MTISVNYQNTAIIDVDPQKGFSELCPDELPVKGALEIVPELVKNHTKGRLKLVSRDLHPPKAAWDAETPANMLEPVGLPNVDLKWNRHCVVGTQGVELLNGLPPVLDYDFQVNKGMDPDAHPYGIFFHDMADTITTGANEFLKFNQIDTVIIGGLALDFCVKKSVSQALDLGFKVIVNLASTRAVLPETCQQVITELEQQGAIFVASSDEILCHITD